One part of the Nyctibius grandis isolate bNycGra1 chromosome 33, bNycGra1.pri, whole genome shotgun sequence genome encodes these proteins:
- the SORBS3 gene encoding vinexin isoform X1 gives MGAVEGTGSLRAPSWHPMAGQLLPPYTSQALGMEDVPPSHPPQHTVTRVPVIRHRGSNTLNFDFHDPESCGTAERGRVAPKSSVSEWYQTWPAKEAKAPSTPVPTRPMPSPGATPTCPRPAGWSATWTKDSKRRERRWVKYDGIGPVDETGMPIASRSSVDRPRDWYRSMFRQIHRKLPEPDWDAHRCPTGKLSPSPPTVPPSPPEPQRKGLAPARPPGIPNGLDWPSWGDTGATTEPGSIFDYEPGKSSVREQPRQPLASEPPARAQPIEVLLERELEELSEELDKDMRAMETRRQPGQRPAAAPTARSPAPASPPARSPPSPRRLQSPPSARRLPASPAMERGGLGLASDRSRVAPGRDTLRPGTLPSLSDMGDPVEAVRREEKKMKAARLKFDFQAESPKELTLQKGDIVYIHKEVDRNWLEGEHHGRVGIFPSNYVEVLPPTEVPKPIKAPTIQVLEYGEALALYSFRGELPVELSFRKGERVCLVRRVDENWYEGRISGTSRQGIFPATYVQVLKEPRVKATAEDFPPSPAAASPRPPAGSPALQRSPGPRAPPLATRAAERGPGEPGGCPSSPRHLGFAFPPSPKLPRAGAPSPSPAPASPPHPAGTHPQEPWRPAWPPEQRTAPGAPTSTRPEPAPSYNGSEIQWTPYRVLYQYRPQNADELELLEGDRVDVMQQCDDGWFVGVSRRTQKFGTFPGNYVAPV, from the exons GGCACGGGCAGCCTCCGGGCACCATCCTGGCACCCCATGGCgggccagctcctgcccccCTACACTAGCCAGGCTCTGGGCATGGAGGACGtccccccctcccacccaccACAGCACACGGTGACACGg GTGCCCGTCATCCGCCACCGCGGCTCCAACACGCTGAATTTTGACTTCCACGACCCGGAGAGCTGTGGCACGGCCGAGCGTGGCCGGGTGGCCCCTAAGAGCTCAG TGAGCGAGTGGTACCAGACCTGGCCGGCCAAGGAGGCGAaagcacccagcacccctgtGCCCACCCGCCCCatgcccagccccggggccacCCCCACGTGCCCCCGGCCAGCGGGCTGGTCGGCCACCTGGACCAAGGACAGCAAGCGGCGGGAGAGGCGCTGGGTGAAGTACGACGGCATCGGGCCGGTGGACGAGACGGGGATGCCCATCGCCTCGCGCTCG AGCGTCGACCGGCCCCGCGACTGGTACCGCAGCATGTTCCGGCAGATCCACCGCAAGCTGCCCG AGCCCGACTGGGATGCCCATCGCTGCCCCACGGGTAAGCTCAGCCCCTCGCCCCCCACGGTGCCTCCGTCCCCCCCAGAGCcgcagaggaaggggctggcaCCAGCCAGGCCCCCTGGCATCCCCAACGGGCTGGACTG GCCCAGCTGGGGTGACACCGGTGCCACCACAGAGCCCGGCAGCATTTTTGATTACGAACCAGGGAAATCCTCGGTGCGGGAGCAGCCGCGGCAG CCCCTGGCATCAGAACCACCGGCGCGGGCTCAGCCCATCGAG gtgctgctggagcgggagctggaggagctcagCGAGGAGCTGGACAAGGACATGAGGGCCATGGAGACGCGCCGGCAGCCCGGCCAG CGCCCGGCGGCCGCTCCCACCGCCCGCTCCCCCGCTCcggcctccccgcccgcccg GAGCCCCCCGTCACCCCGCCGGCTGCAGAGCCCCCCCAGCGCCCGCCGCCTGCCCGCCAGCCCCGCCATGGAGCGGGGTGGCCTGGGGCTGGCCAGCGACCGGAGCCGTGTGGCCCCTGGTAGAG ACACCCTCAGGCCAGGGACCCTCCCCAGCCTGTCCGACATGGGGGACCCCGTGGAGGCCgtcaggagggaggagaagaag aTGAAAGCCGCTCGCCTCAAGTTTGACTTCCAAGCCGAGTCACCCAA GGAGCTGACGCTGCAGAAAGGGGACATCGTGTACATCCACAAGGAGGTGGACAGGAACTGGCTGGAGGGCGAGCACCACGGCCGGGTGGGCATCTTCCCCTCCAACTACGTGGAG GTCCTGCCCCCCACCGAGGTGCCCAAGCCCATCAAGGCACCCACCATCCAGGTGCTGGAGTACGGGGAGGCCCTGGCGCTCTACAGCTTCCGAGGGGAGCTGCCCGTCGAGCTCTCCTTCCGCAAG GGCGAGCGGGTCTGCCTGGTGCGGCGGGTGGACGAGAACTGGTACGAGGGGCGCATCTCGGGCACCAGCCGCCAGGGCATCTTCCCCGCCACCTACGTGCAGGTGCTGAAGGAGCCGCGGGTCAAAGCCACCGCCGAGGACTTCCCCCCCtcgcccgccgccgccagcccccggccccccgccggctccccagccctgcagcgcTCGCCCGGGCCCCGGGCACCCCCCCTTGCCACGCGGGCAGCAGAGCGGGGTCCTGGCGAGCCCGGTGGGTGCCCGTCCTCACCGCGCCACCTCGGCTTcgccttccccccctccccaaagctgCCCCGCGccggtgcccccagcccctcgccggcccccgccagccccccgcACCCTGCGGGCACCCATCCCCAGGAGCCGTGGCGCCCGGCCTGGCCCCCCGAGCAG CGCACAGCCCCGGGGGCACCCACCAGCACCCGCCCCGAGCCCGCGCCGTCCTACAACGGCTCCGAAATCCAGTGGACCCC GTACCGGGTGCTCTACCAGTACCGGCCCCAAAACGCCGacgagctggagctgctggagggcgACCGGGTGGACGTCATGCAGCAGTGCGACGACGGCTGGTTCGTGG GCGTGTCCAGGAGGACGCAGAAATTCGGCACTTTCCCCGGCAACTATGTGGCACCGGTGTGA
- the SORBS3 gene encoding vinexin isoform X2 — MAGQLLPPYTSQALGMEDVPPSHPPQHTVTRVPVIRHRGSNTLNFDFHDPESCGTAERGRVAPKSSVSEWYQTWPAKEAKAPSTPVPTRPMPSPGATPTCPRPAGWSATWTKDSKRRERRWVKYDGIGPVDETGMPIASRSSVDRPRDWYRSMFRQIHRKLPEPDWDAHRCPTGKLSPSPPTVPPSPPEPQRKGLAPARPPGIPNGLDWPSWGDTGATTEPGSIFDYEPGKSSVREQPRQPLASEPPARAQPIEVLLERELEELSEELDKDMRAMETRRQPGQRPAAAPTARSPAPASPPARSPPSPRRLQSPPSARRLPASPAMERGGLGLASDRSRVAPGRDTLRPGTLPSLSDMGDPVEAVRREEKKMKAARLKFDFQAESPKELTLQKGDIVYIHKEVDRNWLEGEHHGRVGIFPSNYVEVLPPTEVPKPIKAPTIQVLEYGEALALYSFRGELPVELSFRKGERVCLVRRVDENWYEGRISGTSRQGIFPATYVQVLKEPRVKATAEDFPPSPAAASPRPPAGSPALQRSPGPRAPPLATRAAERGPGEPGGCPSSPRHLGFAFPPSPKLPRAGAPSPSPAPASPPHPAGTHPQEPWRPAWPPEQRTAPGAPTSTRPEPAPSYNGSEIQWTPYRVLYQYRPQNADELELLEGDRVDVMQQCDDGWFVGVSRRTQKFGTFPGNYVAPV, encoded by the exons ATGGCgggccagctcctgcccccCTACACTAGCCAGGCTCTGGGCATGGAGGACGtccccccctcccacccaccACAGCACACGGTGACACGg GTGCCCGTCATCCGCCACCGCGGCTCCAACACGCTGAATTTTGACTTCCACGACCCGGAGAGCTGTGGCACGGCCGAGCGTGGCCGGGTGGCCCCTAAGAGCTCAG TGAGCGAGTGGTACCAGACCTGGCCGGCCAAGGAGGCGAaagcacccagcacccctgtGCCCACCCGCCCCatgcccagccccggggccacCCCCACGTGCCCCCGGCCAGCGGGCTGGTCGGCCACCTGGACCAAGGACAGCAAGCGGCGGGAGAGGCGCTGGGTGAAGTACGACGGCATCGGGCCGGTGGACGAGACGGGGATGCCCATCGCCTCGCGCTCG AGCGTCGACCGGCCCCGCGACTGGTACCGCAGCATGTTCCGGCAGATCCACCGCAAGCTGCCCG AGCCCGACTGGGATGCCCATCGCTGCCCCACGGGTAAGCTCAGCCCCTCGCCCCCCACGGTGCCTCCGTCCCCCCCAGAGCcgcagaggaaggggctggcaCCAGCCAGGCCCCCTGGCATCCCCAACGGGCTGGACTG GCCCAGCTGGGGTGACACCGGTGCCACCACAGAGCCCGGCAGCATTTTTGATTACGAACCAGGGAAATCCTCGGTGCGGGAGCAGCCGCGGCAG CCCCTGGCATCAGAACCACCGGCGCGGGCTCAGCCCATCGAG gtgctgctggagcgggagctggaggagctcagCGAGGAGCTGGACAAGGACATGAGGGCCATGGAGACGCGCCGGCAGCCCGGCCAG CGCCCGGCGGCCGCTCCCACCGCCCGCTCCCCCGCTCcggcctccccgcccgcccg GAGCCCCCCGTCACCCCGCCGGCTGCAGAGCCCCCCCAGCGCCCGCCGCCTGCCCGCCAGCCCCGCCATGGAGCGGGGTGGCCTGGGGCTGGCCAGCGACCGGAGCCGTGTGGCCCCTGGTAGAG ACACCCTCAGGCCAGGGACCCTCCCCAGCCTGTCCGACATGGGGGACCCCGTGGAGGCCgtcaggagggaggagaagaag aTGAAAGCCGCTCGCCTCAAGTTTGACTTCCAAGCCGAGTCACCCAA GGAGCTGACGCTGCAGAAAGGGGACATCGTGTACATCCACAAGGAGGTGGACAGGAACTGGCTGGAGGGCGAGCACCACGGCCGGGTGGGCATCTTCCCCTCCAACTACGTGGAG GTCCTGCCCCCCACCGAGGTGCCCAAGCCCATCAAGGCACCCACCATCCAGGTGCTGGAGTACGGGGAGGCCCTGGCGCTCTACAGCTTCCGAGGGGAGCTGCCCGTCGAGCTCTCCTTCCGCAAG GGCGAGCGGGTCTGCCTGGTGCGGCGGGTGGACGAGAACTGGTACGAGGGGCGCATCTCGGGCACCAGCCGCCAGGGCATCTTCCCCGCCACCTACGTGCAGGTGCTGAAGGAGCCGCGGGTCAAAGCCACCGCCGAGGACTTCCCCCCCtcgcccgccgccgccagcccccggccccccgccggctccccagccctgcagcgcTCGCCCGGGCCCCGGGCACCCCCCCTTGCCACGCGGGCAGCAGAGCGGGGTCCTGGCGAGCCCGGTGGGTGCCCGTCCTCACCGCGCCACCTCGGCTTcgccttccccccctccccaaagctgCCCCGCGccggtgcccccagcccctcgccggcccccgccagccccccgcACCCTGCGGGCACCCATCCCCAGGAGCCGTGGCGCCCGGCCTGGCCCCCCGAGCAG CGCACAGCCCCGGGGGCACCCACCAGCACCCGCCCCGAGCCCGCGCCGTCCTACAACGGCTCCGAAATCCAGTGGACCCC GTACCGGGTGCTCTACCAGTACCGGCCCCAAAACGCCGacgagctggagctgctggagggcgACCGGGTGGACGTCATGCAGCAGTGCGACGACGGCTGGTTCGTGG GCGTGTCCAGGAGGACGCAGAAATTCGGCACTTTCCCCGGCAACTATGTGGCACCGGTGTGA
- the PDLIM2 gene encoding PDZ and LIM domain protein 2 gives MPVTVTLPGPAPWGFRITGGRDFGKPITVTKVTEHGKAAAGDLRPGDVIVTINGESAAEMLNVEAQNKIKQSPGELRLQVERALMSPPSHANGDTSPEGLSTRFQDALRTQDQSQGALRASRSSPASLSPPPRSASSQPVEEEFACPRLCQERGSLSRQNSSPGSILPPPPCPPSPGLGAPPNPWETCRERRRSSPSPSPCNSLGSEPAMRRLEEDSEVYKMLQENRELRAAPRQSSTFRLLQEALEDEGGAGPMAPFPSRLSPSARKPVAGVQKLHVCERCGSSIATQAVRIQDGRYRHPSCYACADCGLNLKMRGHFWVGDELYCEKHARLRYQGTPGGPAAPPASPHS, from the exons ATGCCGGTGACGGTGaccctgcccggcccggccccttGGGGCTTCCGCATCACCGGGGGAAGGGACTTCGGGAAGCCCATCACTGTCACCAAG GTGACGGAGCACGGGAAGGCGGCCGCGGGTGACCTCCGGCCAGGGGACGTCATCGTCACCATCAACGGGGAGAGCGCAGCCGAGATGCTCAACGTGGAGGCGCAGAATAAGATCAAGCAGAGCCCCGGGGAGCTCCGGCTGCAGGTGGAGAG GGCCCTGATGTCACCTCCCAGCCACGCCAACGGGGACACCTCACCGGAGGGGCTGAGCACACGCTTCCAG gacGCACTGCGGACGCAGGACCAGAGCCAGGGCGCCCTGCGAGCCTCCCGCTCCAGCCCGGCATCCctcagccccccgccccgcagcgccAG CTCACAGCCTGTAGAGGAGGAGTTCGCCTGTCCCAGGCTTTGCCAG GAGCGAGGAAGCCTGAGCCGCCAGAACAGCTCCCCGGGCTCAATCCTgcccccacccccctgcccaccctcgCCGGGACTCGgggcccccccaaacccctgggAGACGTGCAGGGAGCGGCGCCGCTCCTcgccctcccccagcccctgcaacAG CCTGGGCTCCGAGCCGGCCATGCGGCGCTTGGAGGAGGATTCCGAGGTTTACAAGATGCTGCAGGAGAACCGGGAGCTGCGGGCGGCCCCGCGGCAGTCCAGCACCTTCCGCCTGCTGCAGGAGGCTCTGGAGGACGAGGGCggag CCGGCCCCATGGCCCCCTTCCCCAGCCGGCTCTCGCCCAGCGCCCGCAAGCCCGTGGCCGGCGTCCAGAAGCTGCACGTCTGCGAGAGATGCGGCAGCAGCATCGC GACGCAGGCGGTGAGGATCCAGGACGGCCGCTACCGGCACCCATCCTGCTACGCCTGCGCCGACTGCGGCCTCAACCTGAAGATGCGGGGGCACTTCTGGGTGGGCGACGAGCTCTACTGCGAGAAGCACGCCCGCCTGCGCTACCAGGGCACCCCGGGggggcccgccgccccccctgCGTCCCCCCACTCCTGA
- the C33H8orf58 gene encoding uncharacterized protein C8orf58 homolog: MWGGSRAVWKRRFSCYGPWETAESCVVRTSASVYRRLQESPRHPPGGMSAWGPPPPPPLSSGSPSASGQLLKSESEDSGVEMASNEHSPSTPLGSESSFSLDGFPPKSPPGEEPGAEPPRPPRSRSASKKLVQVAQRSRRQRVLRQLGRAEPLRDPREPEDPEGAVPEAVLPVPGQGLRYLEHVCQMLERLARLQQDNRLLRQQAADARRTRPDAMPTREPPGQDSAAWRGERFRPRSCSDSQAPAPYPGPCRRTWGHSASSPSLLDPGESGAGAPTPDKDGRSHWGRVKVLLTRLTRRSLRGGRCR, translated from the exons ATGTGGGGTGGCTCCCGCGCCGTCTGGAAGAGGAGGTTCAGCTGCT ATGGTCCCTGGGAGACGGCGGAGAGCTGCGTGGTGCGAACCTCCGCCAGCGTCTACCGGCGGCTGCAGGAGAGCCCGCGGCACCCCCCGGGGGGGATGAGcgcctggggaccccccccgccgccaccccTCTCCTCCGGCAGCCCCTCGGCAAGCGGGCAGCTCCTCAAGTCGGAGTCGGAGGACTCCGGGGTGGAGATGGCCAGCAACGAGCACTCACCCTCCACCCCGCTGGGCTCCGAGAGCAGCTTCTCCCTCGACGGCTTCCCACCGAAGAGCCCCCCCGGAGAAGAGCCGGGCGCTGAgcccccccggccgccccgcagCCGCTCGGCCAGCAAGAAACTGGTGCAGGTGGCACAGCggagcaggaggcagcgggTGCTACGACAGCTCGGCCGGGCAGAGCCGCTGCGGGACCCCCGGGAGCCGGAGGACCCCGAGGGA GCTGTGCCCGAGGCGGTGCTGCccgtgccagggcaggggctgcggtACCTGGAGCACGTCTGCCAGATGCTGGAGCGCCTGGCACGGCTGCAGCAGGACAACCGGCTCCTCCGGCAGCAGGCGGCGGATGCCCGGCGTACCCGCCCTGATGCCATG CCCACCCGGGAACCTCCGGGGCAGGATTCGGCCGCGTGGAGGGGTGAGCGGTTCCGCCCGCGCTCCTGCTCGGACAGCCAGGCCCCAG CGCCCTACCCCGGGCCGTGCCGGAGGACGTGGGGGCACTCggccagctcccccagcctgctGGACCCCGGCGAGAGCGGGGCGGGCGCCCCGACACCGGACAAG GACGGGCGCTCGCACTGGGGCCGGGTGAAGGTGCTGCTCACCCGCCTGACCCGCCGCTCGCTGCGGGGCGGCCGCTGCAGGTag